A portion of the Thioflavicoccus mobilis 8321 genome contains these proteins:
- a CDS encoding ArdC family protein: MAAREPKIPYYEQVANTLIEQLEAGTAPWQKPWEPGTINLPHNPVSGTRYKGSNAMWLEMQGRGDPRWMTYKQAQGVGAQVRRGEKGTLVQYWKFNDQVPVKDERGKPVKDAEGNKVYRSVQLDKPKVFSAVVFNAEQIEGLPTLEVKPPNWDRHERAESVLQASGVEIRHDQADRAFYRPATDRIHLPPKGQFDSADKYLATALHELAHASGHPKRLDRDLAHPFGSEGYAKEELRAEIASLMIGDQLGIGHDPGQHAAYVKSWVKVLKEDPREILRASRDADKITAYVMDLEKELAPSTIEKLPQVERQSTPDVARKALAEARRTLKGPTASDRER, translated from the coding sequence ATGGCGGCGCGCGAGCCGAAGATCCCGTACTACGAGCAGGTCGCCAACACGCTCATCGAGCAGCTCGAGGCCGGCACGGCGCCGTGGCAGAAGCCCTGGGAGCCCGGCACCATCAACCTGCCGCACAACCCCGTGTCCGGGACCCGCTACAAGGGCTCCAACGCCATGTGGCTGGAGATGCAGGGCAGGGGAGACCCACGCTGGATGACCTACAAGCAGGCCCAGGGGGTCGGCGCCCAGGTCCGCCGCGGCGAGAAGGGCACACTGGTGCAGTACTGGAAGTTCAACGACCAGGTCCCGGTGAAGGACGAGCGCGGCAAGCCGGTCAAGGACGCCGAGGGCAACAAGGTCTATCGCAGCGTCCAGCTCGACAAGCCCAAGGTGTTCTCCGCCGTCGTCTTCAACGCCGAGCAGATCGAGGGTCTGCCCACCTTGGAGGTGAAGCCGCCGAACTGGGATCGCCATGAACGGGCCGAGTCCGTGTTGCAGGCCTCCGGCGTCGAGATCCGCCACGACCAGGCGGACCGTGCCTTCTACCGACCGGCGACCGATCGCATCCATCTGCCACCAAAGGGACAGTTCGACAGCGCCGACAAATATCTGGCGACCGCGCTCCATGAGCTCGCCCACGCGAGCGGCCACCCCAAGCGACTCGACCGGGACCTCGCACATCCCTTCGGCTCCGAGGGCTACGCCAAGGAAGAGCTGCGCGCCGAGATCGCCTCCCTGATGATCGGCGACCAGCTCGGCATCGGCCACGACCCCGGCCAACACGCCGCCTACGTCAAGAGCTGGGTCAAGGTCCTGAAAGAAGACCCTCGGGAGATCCTCCGCGCGTCCAGGGATGCCGACAAGATCACCGCCTACGTGATGGACCTGGAGAAGGAGCTGGCACCCTCGACCATCGAGAAGCTCCCCCAGGTCGAGCGCCAGTCGACGCCGGACGTGGCGCGCAAGGCCCTGGCCGAGGCAAGGCGAACCCTGAAAGGCCCCACCGCATCCGATCGAGAGCGCTAG
- a CDS encoding P-loop NTPase codes for MATLYVTLQGKGGVGKSYLTAAFAQWLVEQGRSVACIDTDTLNPTLLQYAPLKATHLKLSQNHVIDPRALDTLVGIVAEAPDDGQVVVDVGSNGFETLMAYEVENGVFALLQELGHRVVVQTVIAGGPDAEETVKGTMALLAATDVPVILWLNEHLGPLELYGRPIAEASFLHEAQGRILGTILLPARTKATFGKDTEEMLRQRLTFAEAIEQFDLMPRTRIKRIRDELWAQLDALPLDGAEGEVQASASA; via the coding sequence ATGGCGACGTTGTATGTGACCCTGCAAGGCAAGGGCGGGGTCGGTAAGAGCTATTTGACCGCGGCCTTCGCGCAGTGGCTGGTGGAGCAAGGGCGGTCGGTGGCGTGCATCGATACCGACACGCTGAATCCGACCCTGCTCCAGTACGCGCCGCTGAAGGCGACCCACCTGAAGCTGTCGCAGAACCATGTGATCGACCCGCGGGCCTTGGATACCCTGGTGGGGATCGTCGCCGAGGCGCCGGACGACGGCCAGGTTGTCGTGGACGTGGGCAGCAACGGCTTCGAGACGCTGATGGCCTACGAGGTGGAGAACGGGGTCTTCGCCCTGCTCCAGGAGCTGGGACACCGGGTCGTGGTGCAGACGGTGATCGCCGGCGGTCCGGATGCCGAGGAGACGGTGAAGGGGACCATGGCCCTGCTGGCGGCGACGGATGTACCGGTGATCCTCTGGCTGAACGAGCATCTGGGTCCGCTGGAGCTTTATGGCCGGCCCATCGCGGAGGCGTCCTTCCTGCACGAGGCGCAGGGCCGGATTCTCGGGACCATCCTGCTGCCGGCCCGGACCAAGGCCACCTTCGGCAAGGACACCGAGGAGATGCTCCGTCAGCGCCTGACCTTCGCCGAGGCCATCGAGCAGTTCGACCTGATGCCGCGCACGCGCATCAAGCGCATCCGCGATGAGCTGTGGGCGCAGCTCG
- the mobC gene encoding plasmid mobilization relaxosome protein MobC: protein MASPRICLRIPERLCRLIDARRGGTTLSAWLRDAASHRVTSEVGLGHELIASLAEHNRQLRGLGINLNQLAHAANEGRPVAVNQKMLADIRASLRETRTLLAEIKERLPE from the coding sequence ATGGCCAGCCCCCGAATCTGCCTCCGCATCCCCGAGCGTCTCTGCCGACTCATCGACGCCCGCCGCGGCGGCACCACGCTATCGGCCTGGCTGCGCGATGCCGCCAGCCATCGCGTCACCTCCGAGGTCGGCCTCGGCCACGAACTGATCGCCTCGCTCGCCGAGCACAACAGGCAGCTCCGCGGACTCGGCATCAACCTGAACCAGCTCGCCCATGCCGCCAACGAGGGCCGGCCCGTGGCGGTGAATCAGAAGATGCTCGCCGACATCCGCGCCTCCCTGCGGGAGACCCGCACGCTGCTCGCCGAGATCAAGGAGCGGCTGCCGGAGTGA
- a CDS encoding relaxase/mobilization nuclease domain-containing protein, with product MSATADSLFDDYWFVLARTGRARGPGADGPERLASSAMRQTLLNAVRRKPQVMVKITSFARSKEGLAAHLDYISRNGQNEVFDPAGDAFSGIGGHMGLSARDAIQHYGRELATGPIEEASTGKKKTGRPRKRVSMNLMLSMPAGTETGAFELAVRDFLNEQFQAHDRLFTFHDDRDHYHAHVVVGLQGADGRWLNPRKNDLLAWRETFAASLERQGIAAEATPAYSRGKGKDGYRRDLEELGRRGTRERPSPSPSYEAETEERAIRRRAEAWTRIADHYAAAGDQEAADAIRDYVADHYDYRPEPGAAQDQAQAPTPEPPTRRRKRPRDQDRER from the coding sequence ATGAGCGCGACCGCCGACAGCCTGTTCGACGACTACTGGTTCGTCCTCGCGCGGACCGGCCGCGCCCGGGGTCCTGGAGCGGACGGCCCGGAGCGCTTGGCGTCGTCGGCGATGCGCCAGACCCTGCTCAACGCGGTCCGACGCAAGCCCCAGGTCATGGTGAAGATCACCAGCTTCGCTCGCTCGAAGGAAGGGCTGGCCGCGCATCTGGACTACATCTCCCGCAACGGACAGAACGAGGTCTTCGACCCGGCGGGCGATGCCTTCAGCGGCATCGGTGGACACATGGGCCTCTCCGCCCGTGATGCCATCCAACACTATGGACGCGAGCTAGCGACCGGTCCGATCGAGGAGGCAAGCACTGGCAAGAAGAAGACCGGCCGACCGCGCAAGCGCGTCAGCATGAACCTGATGCTCTCCATGCCCGCCGGCACCGAGACCGGCGCCTTCGAGCTGGCGGTCCGGGATTTCCTGAACGAGCAGTTCCAGGCCCACGACCGCCTGTTCACCTTCCACGACGACCGCGACCACTACCACGCCCACGTCGTGGTCGGGCTCCAGGGCGCGGACGGTCGCTGGCTGAACCCGCGCAAGAACGACCTGCTGGCCTGGCGCGAGACCTTTGCCGCCAGCCTGGAGCGCCAAGGCATCGCCGCCGAGGCCACACCCGCCTACAGCCGCGGCAAGGGCAAGGACGGCTACCGCCGGGACCTCGAAGAACTCGGCCGCCGCGGCACCCGCGAGCGCCCGAGCCCGTCCCCGAGCTACGAGGCCGAGACCGAGGAGCGCGCGATTCGCCGCCGCGCCGAGGCATGGACGCGCATCGCCGATCACTACGCCGCCGCCGGCGACCAGGAGGCCGCGGACGCCATCCGCGACTACGTGGCGGACCACTACGACTACCGACCGGAGCCCGGCGCCGCCCAAGACCAGGCGCAAGCCCCGACCCCGGAACCGCCGACCAGGCGCCGCAAGCGTCCCCGCGACCAGGATCGAGAACGCTGA